tatttattagttGGCAATTATAGATAAATGGTAGCctataaaaatggtaagaaattgCATCATTTAGATTATTTTGCTCCAAAAGACACTAACACTGGGCTTACATGCCAAACCTAAGAAAATGAGGGATTTTTTTAACTCTTACCAGACACCCTGCATCTTTTCCTAGAAACAATCTCATCTATTGTAGGTGTAACGTCCCTTGCCATGGCTACTTTCATTACAGACGTAATATGGTGGTCTGTGAGGTGGGATCTGTGGGATGTTTTGATCAGCTTCATTACAGAGAACATGTGTTCACATGATTATTTCACCTTCGTTGAAATTGTTGATATTTACTGTCCACTTTGCGTTTTTTTTTGACGTTGTGCTAGTCTTAGAAATATTTTACCTTGTTTACATTTAGTGTAACGTTACACTAACGTCTAAATTAGTGAGTAGGGTAAAGCGCAACACACCACCTGCATCTCAATATTGTAATTGTCACAGACCTAATATTTAAAGTGAGCACTGGTCACTTGAACTTCATTACCAAAACTTGTTGTCGAGCCTTATTAAACGTTTTGACGGGTCGCATTTGGCCCGCGGGCCTTGTAATTGACACATGAGTTTTAGACTGTTTTctagttttaaaactttgaccAGTTGCATGATGCATAATCATATCACCACAATGCATAATcatattaaatatgcataaattagCATATTACATTTAGACGTCGTATTCGAGTCGTTCCAAAgtcactgcttttattttagtttaacaaTTAGGTGgtatatttcattaaatatttaatacagcACTGTTTTTCGTaattttgtcagattttatcttattttactgtttttactacATTTATCTCTTTCAGTGGctttaatatttacaattcaTGTCATTACATCTTAATTATTCAGCTTAATCAAAGCTATTTAGAATAGATTTAGTGACTAATAACATCCCTGAGTAAGTTCTATAAGCTATTACACAATGAACCATAGGATTCAAGAAGATGCACGTATATCCCTTATAATTATCCGATTAGAGAAAATCAGAAATGTGCATAAACTTCAACaggtatattatttttttaaaccagggTGCCCAGATTATAGTGTTTCCAGAAGATGCCATCCATGGGTTCAACTTCAGCAGATCTTCAATCTCTGGTTATCTGGAGAGCGTTCCTGACCCGCAGGAGATCACGTGGAGCCCGTGTGCAGATCCGCACCGCTTCCCAGACACTGAGGTAAATCGCTCACATTTACTGCtcatttttaaaaggtttaaaaaccACCTTTTAATCCCTGTGATCTTTAATATTATCTATACTACAGGTCTGTTGaaggcttgattctgattggctgatgataaaacgtaaaacgtgctggataagttggcggttcattccgctgtggcgaccccggattaataaagcgactaagccactttatatacacatatataatatacacagcTTTATTTGATGATTTTATTTCTGCACCTGTATACTGCTGGACTCCTTCATTTCTATATTTGCACTACTTTGTTTATCTCTgcttataatttgtttattatatgtattttatgcactcccttacaaaatcatcccaatcagtctAAAATTTATTAAGTTATCTTGTGAAAAATTGCAATTTAAATCgcagaaaatgtaaaaatcgCAACGTTTTTTTCCAATCTTGtgcagcattatatatatatatatatatatatatatatatatatatatatatatatatatatatatatatatatatatatatattattatataacattatataatatatttataatatataattattatagtatttaatttgataaattgtttgtattaaatgtatttatttcttactCAGGTCCTCCAAAGCCTGAGCTGTATGGCCCATAGGAACAATCTCTTCATAGTGGCCAACATGCCGTCCCGTCTGACTTGTAACCAAACCAGTGACCCTCACTGTCCTGCAGATGGACGATACCAGTTCAACACTAACGTGGTGTTCAGCGATAAGGGCGTCATCGTGGCCCGATATCACAAACAGAACTTATACTTCGAAGCAGCGTTCGACGCTCCACCAGAACCCCAGTACGTCACATTCAACACCCCGTTTGCAGGCCGATTCGGGGTGTTCACATGCTTCGATATTCTGTTTCGAGACCCAGCGGTGACTCTAGTTAAGGATTTAGGTGTTCGGCAGATTGTATATCCGACGGCGTGGATGAACCAGCTCCCCCTGCTGGCAGCGGTGCAGATTCAGCAATCATTCGCACATGCAGCGGGCGTTACATTACTGGCGGCTAACATCAAGGCCGCAGAGTACGGTATAACCGGTAGCGGCATCTTTACACCATGGGACTCTCTGATGCATCACGACACACAGGGGAGTTCTGGGAAACTGCTTGTGCGCAGAGTGCCAGTTTTAGATCCGTTATTTATTGGGGATGTAAAAAGCAACGTGCTTAAGCTAGCTCCATTTTCTGGATATCCAAAAATAGGATTAGAACCAAATAAAAAGATGCACGTTTGGTCTTCGAGTGATGCAAATTACTGCAAAAAAGACTTTGATTGTACATCTACGAGCTTTAACTCTATTATGATGCATGATAATTTCACTTTAGTGCCTTTGAGAGGTCATGATGGGAATGTTAGTGTGTGCAGCGGATCTGTTTGCTGCCACCTGCTGTTCTGGAGGTCTGAAACGCTGGAGTTTTACGCTCTGGGCGTTTTCAATGGTCTCCATGTGGTGAACGGGGTTTATTATCTGGAGGTTTGTGCTGTGGTGAAGTGTACAAGTGGAGATCACAGCAGTTGCGGGGGAGAAACTGAACACGCTCAAACAGTGATGGATTTCAGGCTCACAGGGACTTTCGGGACTAAACATGTGTTTCCGGGGATTTTGGGAAACGGGATGACTCTGGATGTTCCGGATCATTCTGGATGGGAGGACGAAAATCGCTTTTATATGAGCCGGAGAGGGATGAGGGCTGGACTCGTGACGGCTGTGCTGTATGGGAGACACTATGAGAAAGACAACAACAGATTTTATAACACAAATGAGAAAATTTCAGTTTAGACAGAAGAGAAATGTATTTGTtgacccaaaagtgaaaatatcatttattaaacCTTGATTTTGTTTAAAGCctgttttgttttcttctgtgAATCAGTTTAAATAGTATCTCCTATATAAAAAACAGGGAAAATAATCAGTATGACTTGAGCTACAAAATACATCTTGTCAGGAAATTcctgtatttaaatattacaatttatagacattaaaatagatatttagaaatgataaatagtaaaatagacgttaacttatatatatatatatatatatatatatatatatatatatatatatatatatatatatatatatatatatatatatatatatatatatattaaatagaaaCAGTTTCTTGTTTGGGCAAGTATTTAGTGATTATGTACTCTTAATATATTAAGATATCAATAAAAtcttaatacattattaatatattaataaatcttataaatttaatgctaaaaaaatattacattttcccAAGAATTCATGTTTCAGCAAAGAGTCTAAAGAGAAGAGAAACATTAAACACTTCAGCTTTAATAAACTGACACTTTTATTTCACTTTGACAGAGACAGTACATTTGACAGTACATTGCAGTGTCCGTCGGTGACCCTCACCAAACCCATTTTTAATGGTGACCCTCACCAAATCCATTTTTCATTGGTGACCCTCACCAAACCCATTTTCAATGGTGACCCTCACCAAACCCACTATTCACTGGTGACCCTCACCAAACCCATTATTCACTGGTGACCCTCACCAAACCCATTATTCATTGGTGACCCTCACCAAACCCATTATTCATTGGTGACCCTCACCAAACCCATTATTCACTGGTGACCCTCACCAAACCCATTATTCACTGGTGACCCTCACCAAACCCATTATTCATTGGTGACCCTCACCAAACCCATTATTCACTGGTGACCCTCACCAAACCCATTATTCACTGGTGACCCTCACCAAACCCATTATTCACTGGTGACCCTCACCAAACCCATTATTCACTGGTGACCCTCACCAAACCCATTATTCACTGGTGACCCTCACCAAACCCATTATTCACTGGTGACCCTCACCAAACCTATTATTCATTGGTGACCCTCACCAAACCCATTATTCATTGGTGACCCTCACCAAACCCATTATTCATTGGTGACCCTCACCAAACCCATTATTCACTGGTGACCCTCACCAAACCCATTATTCACTGGTGACCCTCACCAAACCCATTATTCATTGGTGACCCTCACCAAACCCATTATTCATTGGTGACCCTCACCAAACCCATTATTCACTGGTGACCCTCACCAAACCCATTATTCATTGGTGACCCTCACCAAACCCATTATTCACTGGTGACCCTCACCATACACATTATCATTGGTGACCCTCACCAAACCCATTATTCATTGGTGACCCTCACCATACACATTGTCACTGGTGACCCTCACCAAACCCATTATTCATTGGTGACCCTCACCAAACCCATTATTCATTGGTGACCCTCACCAAACCCATTATTCACTGGTGACCCTCACCATACACAATATCATTGGTGACCCTCACCAAACCCATTATTCACTGGTGACCCTCACCAAACCCATTATTCACTGGTGACCCTCACCAAACCCATTATTCACTGGTGACCCTCACCAAACCTATTATTCATTGGTGACCCTCACCAAACCCATTATTCATTGGTGACCCTCACCAAACCCATTATATACTGGTGACCCTCACCAAACCCATTATATACTGGTGACCCTCACAAACCCATTATTCACTGGTGACCCTCACCATACACATTATCATTGGTGACCCTCACCAAACCCATTATTCATTGGTGACCCTCACCATACACATTATCACTGGTGACCCTCACCAAACCCATTATTCACTGGTGACCCTCACCAAACCCATTATTCATTGGTGACCCTCACCAAACCCATTATTCACTGGTGACCCTCACCAAACTCATTATTCATTGGTGACCCTCACCAAACCCATTATTCATTGGTGACCCTCACCATACACATTATCATTGGTGACCCTCACCAAACCCATTATATACTGGTGACCCTCACCAAACCCATTATTCATTGGTGACCCTCACCATACACATTATCATTGGTGACCCTCACCAAACCCATTATTCATTGGTGACCCTCACCATACACATTGTCATTGGTGATAATCAGACTGCTCACTGTGCATCTCAGAAGATCcaaactcattcattaattcacacAAATGAACTACATCAGCCTGAAAGCACAGATGCAAGCACTCACTGAAAGATGGTAGGTCCAAATACCAGTGCCAGATTCTCGGTGGACAGAATGTTGAATGACTCTTGGTGGCCACACTGGAGAGGAAGAACAAGAGGTAGGAGAGTACATTAAGATGTTCCTCTGGTAGAGTGTTCAAGATCCTCCTCATTGATGTATTGCGTTCTTCCTCTTTTGCATCTGCCATACATTTACGTGTTAATTAGGGTGAATCCAGGTCATTTGGGACCCTTTTTTGCCATTGACATGACTAAGGAAAAGTGTTCCAATTCACCTGATTTCACTCTACAATTCACATGTCAGTGCAAACAAGAGATATGAGGAATAAAATGTCACAACCTCTTTATTAAGTGTAATTGTGTTATtatgtgttaataataataataataataatgataataataataataataataataataataataataataatgataataataataataatgataataataataatgataataataataataataataataatgataataataataataataataataataataataataataataatgataataataataatgataaaaataataattataataattataatgaataataacaataattaataataatgatattaataatgataataataataatgataataataataatgataataataataatgataacaataataatgataataataataataatgataataataataatgataataataataatgataataataataattattataatgaataataataacaataaataataataataatgataataataataataatgataataataataataataataataatgaataataataacaataaataataataataatattaatgataataataatactaattattataatgaataataataacaataaataataataatgatattaataatagtgatgataataataataataattataatgaataataataacagtaaataataataatgataataataaaaatgataataataataataataataataatgataataataacaataatgataataatataatagtaataataataataatgataataattataatgaataataataacaataaataataataataataataataataatgataataataataataataataataataataataataataataacaataataatgataataataataatgataataataatgataataataataataacaataataatgataataataataataataataataataataataataataataatggtaataatgataatataataataataataataataataataataataataataataataataataataataatgataataataataataataatgataataataataataacaataataataataataataatgataataataataataacaataataataataataataatgataataataataatgataataataataataataacgataataatgataataatgataataatataataataataataataatgataataataataataaaaataataataataataataacaataataataataataatgataataataataataataataataataataataataataataatgataataataataataataatgataataataataacaatgataataataataatattaataataatgataataataataataataacaataataataatattaatgataataataataataataataataataataatgataataataataacaataataataatattaatgataataataatattaatgataataataataataataataataataataataataataataataataataataatgatatttccCCACAGTTTTCACTTTTGTTTTTATGCCCCAATTTGTTGTAATAAAGATGCCGTGGAGTCTTGTTTCAAAacgtatttattatttata
This DNA window, taken from Danio aesculapii chromosome 19, fDanAes4.1, whole genome shotgun sequence, encodes the following:
- the btd gene encoding biotinidase: MALWRPQVVGLAVFVLCFSGLQLLLQAADPPSYVAAVYEHRVRLNPEPGVPLERRSALRHMRTNLRVLEEQTALAAQQGAQIIVFPEDAIHGFNFSRSSISGYLESVPDPQEITWSPCADPHRFPDTEVLQSLSCMAHRNNLFIVANMPSRLTCNQTSDPHCPADGRYQFNTNVVFSDKGVIVARYHKQNLYFEAAFDAPPEPQYVTFNTPFAGRFGVFTCFDILFRDPAVTLVKDLGVRQIVYPTAWMNQLPLLAAVQIQQSFAHAAGVTLLAANIKAAEYGITGSGIFTPWDSLMHHDTQGSSGKLLVRRVPVLDPLFIGDVKSNVLKLAPFSGYPKIGLEPNKKMHVWSSSDANYCKKDFDCTSTSFNSIMMHDNFTLVPLRGHDGNVSVCSGSVCCHLLFWRSETLEFYALGVFNGLHVVNGVYYLEVCAVVKCTSGDHSSCGGETEHAQTVMDFRLTGTFGTKHVFPGILGNGMTLDVPDHSGWEDENRFYMSRRGMRAGLVTAVLYGRHYEKDNNRFYNTNEKISV